In Penaeus chinensis breed Huanghai No. 1 chromosome 26, ASM1920278v2, whole genome shotgun sequence, a single genomic region encodes these proteins:
- the LOC125039102 gene encoding somatostatin receptor type 2-like: MNDSIDFDLSDVNGSFPLNCTYLNAVDREMERNCSLGLFTGDSSSIHMVTNIIMQACYAVAFLVGLCGNTLVIYVVTRFSKMQTVTNLYIVNLAIADELFVVGIPFLMMTSAMGYWAFGSIMCKLYMITTSLNQFTSSLFLTIMSADRYIAVCHPISSNKFRTPMISKLVSLTAWTISALMIVPVFMYSNTLKVNDLINCNIFWPDGFGVSGQFVFTLYSFILAFGIPLVLIFIFYSLVLHKLKTVGPKAKSKEKKKSHRKVTKMVLTVITVYVMCWLPYWVLQLALIFSPPREGQSSFMIVLFLISSCLSYINSAINPILYAFLSDNFKKSFMKACICAARKDVNSALTVENSVFPRRRGGSSNPRGGGGKGGHELESNDAFTTHDIRDEPTTAITMTTTRSSASQVAKENGALVNSQF, from the coding sequence ATGAACGACTCGATCGACTTCGACCTGTCCGACGTGAACGGCTCGTTCCCGCTCAACTGCACGTACCTGAACGCCGTCGACCGCGAGATGGAGCGCAACTGCAGCCTGGGTCTGTTCACGGGCGACAGCTCCTCCATCCACATGGTGACCAACATCATCATGCAGGCCTGCTACGCCGTTGCCTTCCTGGTGGGCCTCTGCGGCAACACGCTCGTCATCTACGTGGTGACGCGCTTCTCCAAGATGCAGACGGTGACCAACCTGTACATCGTGAACCTGGCCATCGCCGACGAGCTGTTCGTGGTGGGCATCCCGTTCCTCATGATGACGTCCGCCATGGGCTACTGGGCCTTCGGCTCCATCATGTGCAAGCTGTACATGATCACGACGTCGCTCAACCAGTTCACCAGCTCGCTCTTCCTCACCATCATGAGCGCCGACCGCTACATCGCCGTCTGCCACCCCATCAGCTCCAACAAGTTCCGCACGCCCATGATCTCCAAGCTGGTGTCGCTGACGGCGTGGACCATCTCGGCGCTCATGATCGTGCCGGTGTTCATGTACTCGAACACGCTCAAAGTCAACGACCTGATCAACTGCAACATCTTCTGGCCCGACGGCTTCGGCGTGAGCGGCCAGTTCGTGTTCACGCTCTACTCGTTCATCCTGGCCTTCGGCATCCCGCTTGtgctcatcttcatcttctacaGCCTGGTGCTGCACAAGCTCAAGACGGTGGGGCCGAAGGCGAAgtccaaggagaagaagaagagccaCCGCAAGGTCACCAAGATGGTGCTCACCGTCATCACCGTCTACGTGATGTGCTGGTTGCCCTACTGGGTGCTGCAGCTGGCGCTCATCTTCAGCCCGCCGCGCGAGGGCCAGAGCTCCTTCATGATCGTTTTGTTCCTCATCTCCTCGTGCCTCTCCTACATCAACTCTGCCATCAACCCCATCCTGTACGCCTTCCTCAGCGACAACTTCAAGAAGAGCTTCATGAAGGCGTGCATCTGCGCCGCCCGCAAGGACGTCAACAGCGCCCTCACCGTCGAGAACTCGGTGTTCCCGAGGCGGAGGGGCGGCTCCTCCAACCCTCGCGgcggagggggcaagggaggccaCGAACTTGAGTCCAACGACGCCTTCACGACCCACGACATCAGGGACGAGCCCACGACCGCCATCACCATGACGACCACGCGATCTTCCGCCAGCCAGGTCGCCAAGGAGAACGGCGCCCTCGTCAACTCGCAGTTCTGA